The Brasilonema sennae CENA114 genome includes a region encoding these proteins:
- a CDS encoding NAD(P)(+) transhydrogenase (Re/Si-specific) subunit beta: MSDFLPTGIQLTYLVAASLFILGLKQLGSPATARQGNVVAAVGMLLAIVATMLDQHVLNYEMILVGLVIGSLIGIVAAYKVQMTDMPQMVGLLNGLGGAASALVAVAEFWRLLGNGEAIPLDANISMLLDVLIGGVTFTGSFIAFAKLQGIMSGSPITFPLQQPFNLSLLAAFIAGSAYLIINPHSLPVFLGIVAVSLVLGVMFVIPIGGGDMPVVISLLNSFSGLAAAAAGFVVMNNMLIIAGALVGASGIILTEIMCKAMNRSLFSVLFSAFGTVAASGGAAGSARTTDQSVRSIDPEEGAMMLGYARSVVIVPGYGMAVAQAQHSIRELADQLERMGVDVKYAIHPVAGRMPGHMNVLLAEANVPYEQLHDMDDINPQFEQTDVALVIGANDVVNPAARSDTNSPIYGMPILEVDRAKQTIVIKRGMSAGFAGVDNELFYKNKTTMLFGSAKDMVGKLVSEVKQL; encoded by the coding sequence GTGAGCGACTTTTTACCAACCGGGATTCAGCTAACGTATTTAGTCGCTGCATCCTTATTCATTCTGGGTTTGAAACAGCTGGGATCACCCGCGACAGCACGACAAGGTAATGTTGTTGCAGCTGTGGGGATGCTGTTGGCTATTGTGGCAACAATGCTGGATCAGCATGTGTTGAACTATGAAATGATTTTGGTAGGGTTGGTTATTGGATCTTTGATTGGTATCGTCGCCGCCTACAAAGTCCAAATGACGGATATGCCCCAAATGGTGGGTTTGCTCAACGGCTTGGGTGGTGCAGCATCTGCACTCGTTGCGGTTGCTGAATTTTGGCGGTTGCTAGGAAACGGTGAAGCAATACCTCTTGACGCCAACATCTCTATGTTGCTGGATGTGTTAATTGGTGGTGTGACTTTCACAGGAAGCTTTATTGCTTTTGCAAAACTGCAAGGTATTATGAGCGGTTCCCCAATTACATTTCCTTTGCAGCAACCATTTAACCTCTCGCTTCTGGCTGCCTTTATTGCGGGTAGTGCTTATTTAATTATCAATCCGCACAGCTTACCTGTCTTCTTAGGAATTGTTGCTGTTTCTCTAGTGTTGGGTGTGATGTTCGTCATCCCCATCGGTGGCGGCGATATGCCTGTGGTGATTTCGCTGTTGAACTCGTTTTCCGGGTTAGCGGCGGCTGCTGCTGGTTTCGTGGTGATGAACAATATGTTAATCATCGCTGGCGCATTGGTGGGAGCATCTGGGATCATCCTTACCGAGATTATGTGTAAGGCGATGAACCGTTCTCTGTTCAGTGTGCTGTTCAGTGCTTTTGGTACAGTGGCTGCGTCTGGTGGTGCTGCTGGTAGTGCACGTACAACTGATCAAAGCGTTCGCAGCATTGATCCCGAAGAAGGCGCGATGATGTTGGGTTATGCTCGTTCTGTGGTGATTGTTCCTGGTTACGGGATGGCGGTTGCACAGGCGCAGCACAGCATACGTGAGTTGGCAGATCAGCTCGAACGTATGGGCGTGGATGTGAAGTATGCAATTCACCCCGTTGCTGGTAGAATGCCGGGACATATGAATGTGTTGTTGGCTGAGGCGAATGTGCCTTATGAGCAACTGCATGATATGGATGATATCAATCCTCAGTTTGAGCAGACAGATGTCGCTTTGGTAATTGGGGCGAATGATGTGGTGAATCCGGCAGCGCGGAGTGATACAAATAGCCCGATTTATGGTATGCCAATCTTGGAAGTGGATCGGGCGAAGCAGACAATTGTAATTAAGCGCGGTATGAGTGCGGGTTTTGCTGGTGTGGATAATGAGTTGTTTTATAAGAATAAAACGACGATGCTCTTTGGTAGTGCGAAGGATATGGTTGGAAAGTTGGTTTCTGAAGTGAAGCAACTGTAG
- a CDS encoding DUF2808 domain-containing protein, whose protein sequence is MRRLLSTLAVTSCLLAGIPAISWAQSLPGLTIFSGVKGENQLPFRLDFGGQTNGWDRYRLKVSSKKMKTAVARFVISYPNYYQGTFDRKEIEVKAKGKKIALSEVKWDKENHVLEIFPQEPVPAGTDVELILSNVKNPSSGGMFYFNCSIQSPGDVPLSRYIGTWIISIS, encoded by the coding sequence ATGCGACGTTTACTCTCTACTTTAGCCGTGACAAGTTGTCTGCTAGCTGGAATACCAGCCATAAGCTGGGCACAAAGTTTGCCAGGGTTGACGATATTTAGTGGTGTCAAAGGCGAAAATCAGCTGCCGTTCCGATTAGATTTTGGCGGTCAAACTAATGGCTGGGACAGATACAGACTGAAAGTTTCTAGCAAAAAGATGAAAACAGCAGTTGCTCGATTTGTGATTTCTTATCCTAATTACTACCAAGGAACCTTTGACCGCAAGGAAATTGAGGTCAAGGCTAAAGGCAAAAAGATTGCACTATCGGAGGTGAAGTGGGATAAAGAAAATCACGTTCTTGAAATTTTTCCCCAAGAACCAGTACCAGCAGGTACCGATGTTGAGTTGATTCTCTCTAACGTGAAAAACCCGTCTTCTGGGGGAATGTTCTATTTTAACTGCTCAATTCAGTCTCCTGGCGATGTGCCATTATCACGCTACATCGGCACGTGGATCATAAGTATTAGTTAA
- the petN gene encoding cytochrome b6-f complex subunit PetN, giving the protein MEILTLGWVALLVVFTWSISMVVWGRNGL; this is encoded by the coding sequence ATGGAAATTTTGACACTCGGCTGGGTTGCTTTACTTGTTGTTTTCACTTGGTCAATTTCAATGGTAGTTTGGGGTCGCAACGGACTCTAA
- the yidC gene encoding membrane protein insertase YidC, translated as MDFGIGFLSNNVMLPIIDLFYSIVPSYGLAIVALTLIIRFALYPLSAGSIRNMRRMKIVQPLMNKRMQEVKERYKDDPQKQQEEMMNVQKEFGNPLAGCLPLLLQMPVLLALFATLRGSPFSGVNYSVNLQILPAEQVERIQPQAFATPPQNIYISEGEHIKVNAILPGGNKLAVGEHTKIEYQTQEGKPFQAVLAEHPDTQLIPEWKITKGEERIRIDAQGNVEALQPGDVTIQGTIPGLASNQGFLFIDALGRVGAIDPDGVIHWDIVGMVIMFGITLYISQILSGQNTTNANPQQDTVNKITPVIFSGMFLFFPLPAGVLMYMVIGNIFQTLQTYILTREPLSEELQKIVDTQEKEEESAKQKALPFEPKSSKKKTTG; from the coding sequence ATGGATTTTGGTATCGGGTTTCTCTCGAACAACGTGATGCTGCCAATCATAGACTTGTTCTATAGCATTGTGCCTAGCTATGGACTGGCGATTGTAGCATTAACATTAATAATCCGCTTCGCGCTCTATCCCCTGAGTGCTGGTTCAATTCGCAATATGCGACGGATGAAGATCGTCCAACCCCTGATGAACAAGCGGATGCAAGAAGTTAAGGAGCGATATAAGGACGATCCGCAAAAGCAGCAGGAAGAAATGATGAACGTCCAAAAAGAATTTGGCAACCCGCTTGCAGGTTGTTTGCCACTGCTGCTACAAATGCCAGTTTTACTGGCACTGTTTGCCACTTTGCGGGGTTCACCTTTTTCTGGTGTCAACTATAGCGTTAATCTCCAAATCTTACCTGCTGAACAAGTAGAAAGAATTCAACCGCAAGCCTTTGCGACTCCCCCACAAAATATTTATATTTCGGAAGGGGAACACATTAAGGTAAATGCCATCCTTCCTGGAGGCAACAAATTAGCGGTGGGAGAACATACGAAGATAGAATATCAAACTCAGGAGGGTAAACCTTTTCAGGCAGTTTTAGCAGAACACCCCGATACTCAGTTAATCCCTGAATGGAAAATTACCAAAGGGGAGGAAAGGATAAGAATTGATGCACAGGGTAATGTAGAAGCCTTACAACCGGGGGATGTTACAATCCAAGGAACAATTCCGGGACTCGCCTCAAACCAAGGATTTCTCTTTATTGATGCCTTAGGTAGAGTTGGTGCAATAGATCCAGACGGCGTTATTCACTGGGATATTGTCGGTATGGTCATCATGTTTGGTATTACCCTTTACATTAGCCAAATCCTTTCTGGGCAAAATACTACGAATGCCAACCCGCAGCAGGACACTGTTAACAAAATCACTCCTGTGATCTTCTCTGGGATGTTTTTGTTCTTCCCCCTACCAGCTGGGGTACTGATGTATATGGTGATTGGTAATATTTTCCAGACATTGCAAACCTATATTCTCACGCGTGAACCCCTGAGCGAGGAACTACAAAAAATTGTAGACACTCAGGAGAAAGAAGAAGAAAGCGCAAAACAAAAAGCGCTACCGTTTGAACCAAAAAGTTCTAAGAAAAAGACTACAGGGTAA
- a CDS encoding PH domain-containing protein yields MGIREEVYYEGGPHIGDLIISILIGFTIIGLPLTVGAIVRALWLRFRITDRRISVMGGWMGRSRSDIIYSEIVKMAKVPRGLGMWGDMVITLRDGSRLEVRALPKFREIYDYIEEKVIAKNPNYAGAKQ; encoded by the coding sequence ATGGGTATTCGTGAAGAAGTTTATTATGAGGGTGGTCCACATATTGGGGATTTGATCATAAGTATATTGATTGGATTCACTATTATTGGTCTTCCATTGACAGTTGGGGCGATTGTCAGGGCATTGTGGCTGCGCTTCCGTATCACTGATCGCAGGATCTCTGTCATGGGTGGTTGGATGGGACGTTCTCGCAGCGACATCATTTACTCAGAAATTGTCAAAATGGCGAAAGTCCCCCGTGGTCTTGGCATGTGGGGGGATATGGTTATAACCCTAAGAGACGGTAGCCGTCTGGAAGTACGGGCGCTTCCTAAGTTTCGAGAAATTTATGACTACATTGAAGAAAAAGTCATCGCCAAAAATCCCAATTATGCGGGCGCTAAGCAGTGA
- a CDS encoding type II toxin-antitoxin system PemK/MazF family toxin, translating into MPESNLTYRRGEIRWVNLDPTVGAEAQKIRACLVVQNDIMNQYGLLTIVMPFRPGSKQAPYVVNVKATPTNGLDRDRFIDVGQIRSVDHRRVLGLVGVLEEEYWELIRIALNIILGFVV; encoded by the coding sequence ATGCCAGAGAGTAACTTAACTTATCGGCGGGGAGAAATTCGTTGGGTGAACCTTGATCCAACTGTAGGGGCTGAGGCGCAAAAAATCCGGGCTTGCTTGGTTGTGCAAAATGACATTATGAATCAGTATGGATTGCTAACAATTGTGATGCCATTTCGACCTGGAAGTAAACAAGCTCCATATGTTGTCAACGTGAAAGCAACGCCAACAAATGGATTAGATCGAGATCGTTTTATTGATGTTGGGCAAATTCGTTCTGTTGATCATCGTCGCGTGTTGGGTTTGGTGGGTGTGTTGGAAGAAGAATATTGGGAACTCATTCGTATAGCTTTAAATATCATTTTAGGATTTGTGGTTTAA
- a CDS encoding CopG family transcriptional regulator, which produces MIKVTITLEEDVLQFIDQQAQGNRSGYINALLTEHRRRILEAEMIAALKQDAEDSEYQAEIAVWDNVVGDGINARE; this is translated from the coding sequence ATGATCAAAGTCACAATTACCTTAGAAGAAGACGTTCTCCAGTTTATAGATCAGCAGGCACAGGGCAACCGCAGTGGTTATATTAATGCGTTGCTGACAGAACACCGCCGCCGAATTTTGGAAGCAGAAATGATTGCAGCCCTCAAGCAGGATGCTGAAGATTCAGAGTATCAAGCTGAGATTGCTGTTTGGGATAATGTTGTCGGGGATGGCATTAATGCCAGAGAGTAA
- a CDS encoding DUF2237 family protein, whose translation MTEATNVLGTKLEMCCSSPVTGYYRDGFCNTGGMDFGLHVVCAQMTTEFLEFTKSRGNDLSTPVPEYQFPGLKEGDRWCLCAGRWQEAVEAGVAPPVILSATHARALEAVSVDDLKKHGLTSS comes from the coding sequence ATGACAGAAGCAACAAACGTACTCGGCACAAAGCTAGAAATGTGCTGTTCTTCTCCCGTGACTGGATATTATCGCGATGGGTTTTGTAACACAGGTGGTATGGATTTTGGGTTGCACGTTGTTTGCGCCCAAATGACAACAGAATTTCTTGAATTCACCAAATCACGAGGAAACGACCTTAGTACCCCAGTTCCGGAATATCAATTTCCTGGTTTGAAAGAAGGCGATCGCTGGTGTTTATGTGCTGGTCGCTGGCAAGAGGCTGTTGAGGCTGGCGTTGCTCCCCCTGTTATCCTCTCAGCAACCCACGCTAGAGCCTTGGAAGCGGTTTCTGTGGATGATTTGAAAAAACATGGCCTAACTTCTTCTTAA
- a CDS encoding Re/Si-specific NAD(P)(+) transhydrogenase subunit alpha — MRIAVAKEIEVCERRVALIPDIVARLVKQGVEVLVETGAGERAFFSDAAYEAAGAKVISDTTQLWGEADILLKVSPPQEREDGRSEIDLLKEGSVLISFLNPLGNPSVAQRLAERKVTAMSMEMIPRTTRAQSMDALSSQASIAGYKAVLIGAAALPKYFPMLTTAAGTIAPAKVFIMGAGVAGLQAIATARRLGAIVEAFDIRPAVKEEVQSLGAKFVEVKLEEETTAAGGYAKEISEASKQRTQEVVAEHVKNADVVITTAQVPGRKAPVLVTEEMVAQMKPGSVIVDIAAEQGGNCACTDPGKDIVWNGITIIGPINLPSSMPVHASQLYSKNLSSLMQLLIKDKALNVNFADDIVDAACVTHGGEIRNQRVKDALQALSGVAS; from the coding sequence ATGAGAATAGCAGTTGCCAAAGAAATTGAAGTCTGTGAGCGTCGAGTTGCCTTAATTCCTGACATCGTTGCCCGATTGGTAAAACAAGGTGTAGAAGTGTTGGTAGAAACTGGTGCAGGTGAGCGGGCTTTCTTTTCTGATGCTGCTTATGAAGCAGCAGGAGCGAAAGTCATCAGTGATACCACTCAATTATGGGGCGAAGCAGATATTCTGCTTAAGGTGAGTCCACCTCAAGAGCGAGAAGATGGACGCTCAGAAATTGACTTACTCAAGGAAGGATCTGTACTCATTAGCTTTCTTAACCCTTTAGGAAATCCTTCCGTAGCGCAGCGACTGGCAGAACGTAAGGTAACTGCTATGAGTATGGAGATGATCCCGCGCACGACTCGGGCACAAAGTATGGATGCTTTATCCTCGCAAGCATCAATTGCAGGTTACAAAGCGGTTCTAATTGGTGCAGCAGCATTACCAAAATATTTCCCGATGTTGACAACAGCGGCTGGAACGATCGCTCCGGCGAAAGTGTTTATCATGGGGGCTGGTGTGGCTGGATTGCAGGCGATCGCCACCGCCAGACGTTTGGGAGCGATCGTCGAAGCCTTTGATATTCGTCCCGCCGTCAAAGAAGAAGTCCAAAGTTTGGGGGCAAAATTCGTTGAAGTCAAACTAGAAGAAGAAACAACCGCCGCTGGAGGCTACGCCAAAGAAATTTCTGAAGCTAGCAAACAGCGCACTCAAGAAGTTGTCGCCGAACACGTCAAGAATGCTGATGTGGTGATTACCACCGCCCAAGTTCCTGGTAGAAAAGCACCTGTTTTAGTTACTGAAGAGATGGTAGCGCAGATGAAACCAGGTTCAGTGATTGTGGATATCGCTGCTGAACAGGGTGGTAACTGTGCTTGCACTGATCCCGGTAAAGATATTGTGTGGAATGGCATCACTATCATTGGTCCCATCAATTTACCATCATCCATGCCAGTTCACGCCAGCCAACTTTATTCCAAAAATTTGTCGTCGTTGATGCAACTGTTGATTAAAGACAAAGCTTTAAATGTCAACTTTGCTGACGACATCGTTGATGCGGCTTGTGTTACCCACGGTGGCGAAATTCGTAACCAACGTGTGAAAGATGCCTTACAAGCTTTAAGCGGTGTGGCAAGTTAA
- a CDS encoding type II toxin-antitoxin system ParD family antitoxin — MNISLKPEHEQFIQSQIQAGRYANAEDVMNEALKLMQAREQRLEELRQKIAVGKEQIARGEVTDGEIVFAQLQDKINKIAESQR; from the coding sequence ATGAATATTTCCCTCAAACCTGAGCATGAGCAGTTTATTCAATCCCAAATTCAAGCAGGGAGATATGCTAATGCAGAGGATGTGATGAACGAAGCATTGAAACTGATGCAAGCAAGGGAGCAACGTTTGGAAGAACTCCGGCAAAAAATAGCGGTTGGTAAGGAACAAATTGCCAGAGGAGAGGTTACGGATGGGGAAATAGTATTTGCTCAACTCCAAGATAAAATTAATAAAATTGCTGAGTCTCAAAGATGA
- a CDS encoding IS630 family transposase (programmed frameshift), producing the protein MDLERWKSLYYKHQQQYIRQRLLAIKYLYEGKSRKEISELLGCTYKTLTSWIDKFLSGGLIGLIQPITHNLPGRLSTSQREELKKMLLEQKPIDYGVDRNIWTAKIICHVIKQRWAVELKDSRIYQILNELHLSHQKAHRDYANADATKQSEFISCLKKLENIDEREKITFFDEFAVYDRPSTFYAWAEKNTRPQVPSNERNRRHKLNGMLCVDAITGEEYLKLKERSKTDSEAWRNAIDVSSYFTEFVNDCLKSGVKYLTIILDNNSTHKQKMRSQLVTNLSELGIQEQIEIEFIYTPPYSPDFNLAEYIIHLLRLEVLHHQPVDTTIQLVQQKLENFLMIKHVQTPEQIQNTIEHIYRLI; encoded by the exons CTGGACTTAGAACGGTGGAAGAGTCTGTATTACAAGCATCAACAGCAATATATACGTCAAAGACTGTTAGCAATTAAATACTTATACGAAGGTAAAAGTAGAAAAGAAATCTCAGAGTTATTGGGATGCACGTATAAAACTCTAACAAGCTGGATAGATAAATTTTTAAGTGGTGGTTTAATAGGGTTAATCCAACCAATAACTCATAATTTACCTGGTAGACTTAGCACAAGTCAAAGAGAAGAATTAAAAAAAATGTTGCTCGAACAAAAACCGATAGATTACGGTGTGGATAGAAATATATGGACGGCTAAAATTATTTGTCACGTTATCAAACAAAGATGGGCAGTCGAGTTAAAAGATAGTCGAATTTATCAGATCTTGAATGAGCTACATCTTTCACATCAAAAAGCACATAGGGATTATGCGAACGCTGACGCAACAAAGCAATCAGAATTTATATCATGTTTA AAAAAACTTGAAAATATAGACGAGAGAGAAAAAATAACTTTTTTTGATGAGTTTGCAGTTTATGATCGTCCTAGTACATTTTATGCCTGGGCAGAGAAAAATACTCGTCCACAAGTTCCAAGTAATGAGCGTAATCGCCGTCACAAATTAAATGGGATGCTTTGCGTAGATGCCATAACTGGAGAAGAATATCTGAAATTAAAAGAACGTTCTAAAACTGATAGCGAAGCGTGGCGGAACGCCATAGATGTATCAAGCTATTTTACTGAGTTCGTTAATGATTGTCTGAAAAGTGGAGTGAAATATTTAACGATTATTTTAGATAATAACTCGACACACAAACAAAAAATGCGCTCTCAATTAGTTACTAACTTATCTGAATTGGGAATTCAAGAACAAATTGAGATTGAGTTTATTTATACTCCTCCTTATTCTCCGGATTTTAATCTAGCCGAATATATTATTCATCTTTTAAGGCTTGAAGTCTTACATCATCAACCTGTAGATACAACAATACAACTTGTTCAACAAAAACTAGAAAATTTCCTGATGATTAAACATGTTCAAACCCCTGAGCAAATTCAAAATACTATTGAACACATTTACCGCTTAATTTAG
- the rpmH gene encoding 50S ribosomal protein L34, with amino-acid sequence MKRTLEGTCRKRKRTSGFRARMRTPDGRNVIRARRKKGRHRLTV; translated from the coding sequence ATGAAGAGAACATTGGAAGGCACTTGCCGCAAGAGAAAAAGAACCTCAGGTTTTCGCGCTAGAATGCGAACTCCAGATGGTAGAAACGTTATCCGGGCAAGAAGGAAAAAGGGACGCCACCGTTTGACCGTTTAG
- a CDS encoding protein jag encodes MMTDSRMKRGQEWLKTLLQLSGLSVDIKGEKEIAVAEDEESPEQDSYWLTIGETNLSLEQIEILTGPDGSVLDAIQYLANSILNLSQLQGEQASYTVELNGYRVRRDAQIRAIAEAAAQQVRFSGQEAEIKSLSSAERRQIHTFLKEFGDLETFSRGKEPHRHLVVRLAMESLRS; translated from the coding sequence ATGATGACAGACAGTCGAATGAAACGAGGTCAGGAGTGGTTGAAAACCCTGCTGCAACTTAGTGGGCTATCTGTTGATATAAAAGGTGAGAAAGAAATAGCCGTCGCTGAGGATGAAGAATCCCCAGAACAGGATAGTTACTGGTTGACGATTGGTGAAACCAATTTATCACTCGAACAAATCGAAATTTTAACCGGTCCCGATGGTTCAGTGCTAGATGCGATTCAGTATCTAGCAAATTCTATTCTCAACTTAAGTCAACTACAAGGAGAGCAAGCCTCTTACACTGTTGAATTGAACGGCTACCGCGTTAGGAGAGACGCCCAAATTCGCGCAATAGCTGAAGCAGCAGCTCAGCAAGTGCGTTTTTCTGGTCAAGAGGCAGAAATCAAGTCACTCAGTTCAGCCGAACGCCGTCAAATTCACACTTTTTTAAAAGAGTTTGGTGACTTAGAAACCTTCAGCCGAGGAAAAGAACCGCATCGTCACCTTGTTGTACGCCTTGCAATGGAGTCACTCAGGAGTTAG
- the rnpA gene encoding ribonuclease P protein component, with protein sequence MALPKANRLKSRKDFQAVFREGIRRHGSHITLRALRPSPSSKPSCDTALETVKKHLTPAQIGISISTKVSKRAVVRNRLKRQIAAALYHLLPKMSPGWRIVIVVKPAADIECVTQQFLQELEQLLEQAEVFNGYS encoded by the coding sequence GTGGCATTGCCCAAAGCAAATCGGCTAAAATCCCGAAAAGATTTTCAGGCAGTTTTCCGCGAAGGAATCCGTCGTCATGGTTCACACATAACATTGAGAGCATTACGACCATCTCCTTCCTCTAAGCCTTCTTGTGATACGGCTCTTGAAACTGTAAAAAAGCATCTGACTCCAGCCCAAATAGGAATTTCGATTAGCACAAAGGTTAGCAAACGAGCAGTTGTTCGTAACCGCCTCAAACGTCAAATTGCAGCAGCGTTGTATCACTTGTTGCCCAAAATGTCACCAGGATGGCGGATTGTCATTGTTGTGAAACCAGCAGCAGATATAGAGTGCGTGACCCAACAATTTCTGCAAGAATTAGAGCAGTTATTGGAACAAGCTGAGGTGTTCAATGGGTATTCGTGA
- a CDS encoding type II toxin-antitoxin system RelE/ParE family toxin — MSNYSFSDEAVKDLNSICEYIAQNNPKAASKLFDAIRQKCKLVSGFPNMGKSYERLSPNLRGFSIEDYIVLYYPREDGIDIARVISGYRDLESMFLEPE, encoded by the coding sequence ATGAGTAACTACTCTTTTTCTGATGAAGCAGTCAAAGATTTAAATTCTATTTGTGAATATATTGCTCAGAATAATCCTAAAGCTGCCAGTAAGCTTTTTGACGCAATTCGTCAGAAGTGTAAACTAGTTTCCGGATTTCCCAATATGGGGAAGAGTTATGAGCGATTGTCCCCTAATTTACGGGGATTTAGTATTGAAGATTATATTGTTTTGTACTATCCAAGAGAGGATGGAATTGATATTGCGCGTGTCATTAGCGGATATAGAGATTTAGAATCCATGTTTTTGGAACCAGAATAA
- a CDS encoding transposase: MEAQGHPLPEHSQTKSPSALSRFLNINPWSTRDMIRIVRNHVLETSLKVFSAEGKGRKPFLQVIIDLTTLEKRGKFKNFEDLIRVYNGKRGLHIVVVYLVVGKWRIPWNFRVWRGKGTPSPAQLGLRLVKRLPKSLTERFRVNILVDTAFGSVEFLHGVRKLKYHAVTGVAINRKLVDGRVLRHLHKQGQQVRLVGLKFPVTVSWYYLKRDKGKLEKRFVLSTRPIKASTLKWWGKRRWQIEGWFKTAKQ, from the coding sequence TTGGAAGCGCAAGGGCATCCCTTACCTGAACACTCTCAAACCAAATCTCCGAGTGCATTGAGTCGGTTTTTAAATATCAATCCTTGGTCAACAAGGGATATGATTCGTATTGTTCGTAACCATGTATTAGAGACGAGCTTAAAGGTTTTTTCAGCAGAAGGGAAAGGACGTAAACCATTTTTACAGGTTATCATTGACCTAACGACTCTTGAAAAACGGGGTAAATTTAAAAACTTTGAGGATTTAATAAGAGTTTATAACGGTAAACGTGGTCTGCATATAGTAGTAGTTTATTTAGTTGTCGGAAAGTGGCGCATACCTTGGAACTTCCGTGTTTGGAGAGGTAAGGGTACACCTTCACCCGCTCAACTAGGACTCAGGTTAGTTAAGCGTTTACCTAAATCTTTAACTGAACGCTTTCGGGTGAATATTTTGGTTGATACGGCTTTTGGGAGCGTGGAATTTCTTCATGGTGTACGCAAGTTGAAATATCATGCGGTTACAGGTGTGGCTATTAACCGTAAATTAGTTGATGGAAGAGTTTTAAGACATTTACACAAACAGGGACAACAAGTCCGTTTGGTTGGTTTAAAGTTTCCCGTTACCGTATCTTGGTATTACTTAAAGCGCGATAAGGGCAAGCTTGAAAAACGTTTTGTCTTGTCTACTCGTCCCATTAAAGCTTCTACTCTCAAGTGGTGGGGTAAGCGTCGTTGGCAAATTGAGGGATGGTTTAAAACCGCAAAGCAATGA
- a CDS encoding NAD(P) transhydrogenase subunit alpha has translation MTEALIAALFVFVLASFTGFEVINKVPPTLHTPLMSGSNAISGIAVLGAIVASGARETNLSVILGLIAVILAMVNVVGGFLVTDRMLQMFKKKEIKA, from the coding sequence ATGACAGAAGCATTAATCGCTGCCTTGTTTGTGTTTGTTTTGGCATCCTTTACTGGATTTGAAGTTATCAACAAAGTTCCACCAACCCTCCACACACCTTTGATGTCAGGTTCCAACGCCATTTCTGGAATTGCTGTACTGGGTGCGATCGTGGCTTCTGGTGCTAGAGAGACGAATTTATCAGTCATTTTAGGTTTGATTGCCGTAATTTTGGCAATGGTTAACGTGGTGGGTGGCTTCCTAGTCACAGACAGAATGCTGCAAATGTTCAAGAAAAAGGAGATTAAGGCGTGA